The following nucleotide sequence is from Mesorhizobium sp. J8.
CGAGCTTGCCGGTCCGGGCATCGAAGGCACGAATCACGCCCGACGGCTCGCCCTCCGTCTGATTGTCGTAAACCCAGCCGGAGAGGATGATCTTGCCGCGGGCGATCATCGGCTGCGAGGTTATGAAGTGGAAACCGGGTGGCACCACACCCATGCCCTGCCTCAGGTCCACATAGCCGTTCTCGCCGAAATCCGGACAGAGTTGGCCCGTCCGCGCATCCAATGCGAACAAACGCGCGTCGGCTGTCGTCGAGATGATCCGCTCGGAGCAAGTGTCCCCTGTTGCGCCGACCGTCGCGTGCGCGACGCCTCTGCAGGCGAGATAGATATTGGACCTGGTGTCGTTCTGCGGGTGGAAACGCCAGCGCTGATCACCGGTCACGGGGTCGAGCGCCACGACGTCGCGGTGCGGCGTGCACAGGTACATGGTGTCGCCGACCTTGATCGGCGTTGCCTCGAAGTTGAACTCGTGGCCATGAGCGTTCTCCCCAGGGCGGGGCATGTCGCCTGTGTGAAAAGTCCAGGCGACCTTAAGCTGGTTGACATTGGCGGGGCTGATCTGCGTCAGAGGCGAGTATCGATGCCCGTCAGCCGTGCGGCCGTAATACATCCAGTCGCCAGGCGCGATCCCGAAGTCGGGATTGCTCACGGCGGAGGCCGATGCGATCTGGCCGTTCTGCCGCCAGCGTTGGGCGGTTGTCATCCAACCGGCGGCGAACACGAGCGCGATCAGCGCAACGCAGACGCCGGCGCCGATCCAGCGGTGTGCCGCGCGAAGTCTGAGCCGTCCGGCGGCCCAGGGCATTGCTATCCACAGACCCAAGACTGCTGGCGCTACCAGCCGCGGCAGCAACGCCCAACCGTCGAGGCCGACTTCGTAAAGCGACCAGACCAGGGTGAAGGCAAGGACGACCCCGTAGAGCCAAAACCCGAGCGGTCGCTGCAGAAGGATCAAAACTCCCGAGGCGATCAGGAGGAGCCCGGTCACGACGTAGTAGATGGTGCCGCCGAGCCACACAAGATCAGCACCGCCCACCGCAAGCACGGCGCCAATTAAAGCGACCAATAGGCCCGTCACCCCGGTAAGGCTCAGGAATCGGGCGCGCATCGTAACCTCCATCGTTTCCGGTTGGCGCAATTGCCCTCCTATGAACAGGAACTCAGGGGTTGCGGGACCGCCAACCGTGGTGTCCCTGCTTGCGGGTTTGCGGTTATCGCTGGTCCCTGCCGACCGCAGATCTTCTAGCTGCGAAGCAGCCACCGAGCACAGGGCGGGCCCGAGCTCGCGCGGTGGTAGCCATCGGATTCACGTCCCTTCCGACTTGCCTCCGTTTTTGTCTGGGGCACTCTCGGATCGGGCCAGGCCGCAGGCCGTTGAAGCGCATGCCGTTGGATCCGAGTTTCGTCCTTTCGCAGCCCTGCCCCAAACTGCGCCGACATCATAAGGTTCCTTGCTCTTGCCGGTGGCGAGCGAAACGCACCTCGCCAGGTTCGCCAAGGGCTCGAAAGGGAATGCCGGGCTAGGGGCCGCCGCGAGCTCAAGCGCACGGGTACCTCGCCGTGTGGCGTGCAACCCCGCACTCGCCCGGCTCGAGGCTCACAAGACCAAGGGAGCCTTTTTAAATTTGCGGCGCGCCCCAGTGCCGCTTTGACGAGCTGACACAGTCAAGAGGGCGAACAGCGCTGCGGCCAGTTCTGCCTGCCTAGTCACCAATGCGTGAACGCAGGGCGATTTTTTGGAACTCCTGAGCGATTGCGAAGTTCGGGAGCCGGAGAGCAATTCAGGTTCCGGAGGGGATGCCCCAGGTTTTCGCCAGAAGCGCAGACGGCGCCGTGCGTTTCGTGCTGTGGGGCACGCTCGCGGCATCGATGGCGGCGGCGACGCTCGGGACCGCATGGCTGAGATCGCACTTTGTGACGGGAGTGGGGGAAGCGATGGCGCAGCCTGTGCCTTTCAGCCACAAGCATCACGTGGGAGAGCTGGGCATCGATTGCCGCTATTGCCACAACGGCGTCGAGACGTCCGCCTCGGCTGGCCTTCCAGCCACGGAGGTTTGCATGACCTGCCACTCTCAGCTCTATACCAACGCCGCCATGCTTGCGCCGGTCCGGGCAAGCTTGGCCAGCGGCCAGCCCTTGCGGTGGCATCGCGTCAACTCAGTGCCGGATTACGTCTACTTCAATCACTCCATCCACATCGCCAAAGGCGTTGCGTGCGAAACATGCCACGGCGAGGTCGACGACATGCCGCTGATGGCGAAGGCGCAGCCCCTGTCGATGGAATGGTGTCTCGGCTGCCATAGAAATCCCGGGCCGAACCTTCGTCCTCCTGGCGATGTCTTTCTACTGCACTGGAAGGCACCCGAGGACATCGATGCCATTCGCAAGCAGCTCATCAGCGCTCTTGGCATTCACCCTGACACGATGACGGATTGCTATGTCTGCCATCGATAGCGAACCCGCTGCGCGGGAAAAGGAGCGGCTTTGGCGGAGCCTGGAGGAGCGTGCCGGAACGGCTGAGCTGGACAGCTATCTGCAGGCGGAATTCCCGTCGCTCGCCCGCAGGTTCCCGGTAGATATCGACCGACGCACCCTGCTGCAGCTGATGGGCGCATCGCTGTCGATGGCGGGGCTGGCCGCCTGCAGCCCGGCACGGGAAATCGTGCCCTATGTCCGACAGCCGGAAATCGTGATCCCCGGCAAGCCGTTGTACTATGCGACCGCCCTGTCGAGCCAGGGCTATGGGATCGGTGCCGTCGTCGAGAGCCATGAGGGTCGCCCAACCAAGATCGAGGGCAATCCCGATCATCCGAGCTCGCGCGGTGCTAGCGACGCCGTCATGCAAGCCTCTGTCCTGGAACTGTTCGATCCCGAGCGATCGCGAACGCCGCTCAAAGATGGGGATCCCGCCTCGTATGGCGACTTCCTCCGCGACATGGTCGCTTTGGGCACGCGCTTGGCAACAAGGCAGGGAGAGGGCTGCGCGATCCTGATCGGGGCGACAACCTCTCCCACGCTCAAAGCCCAGATCGAGCGGCTCCGCTCGCGTTATCCCTCTTTGCGAATCTATGGTCACGATGCCTTGGCCGCGCCCGGGGCCGAACAAGCGGCGCAATCCCTGTTCGGCCGCGCCTGCGTTCCTGTCCACCATTTCGACAAGGCCGATGTGGTCCTGTCGCTGGACTCCGACTTCCTCGCGCAAGGTCCCGGCCGTCTCGCCTACGCAGCGGATTTCATCTCCCGGCGGCGCGTACGCGCCCCGGGCGACGCGATGAGCCGATTTTTCGCCGTCGCCACGACGCCGAGCATCACGGCGGCGGCTGCCGATCACCATCACGCCGTCCGGCCAAGCCGGGTGGAAGCGCTTTCACAAGCGCTTGCCACCGCCATGGGCGTCGCACCCACCAGCAACACGCCCGATGCGGAACGTCCTCCATGGTTTGCCGATGCGACCGCCGAACTCCAGTCCGCCGGAGCGCGAGCTCTCGTTGTCGCCGGCGAGCAGCAAAGCAATTATGTCCACAGCGTCGCCCTGGCGATCAATGCTCGTCTTGGCGCGCTGGGCAGCACTGTCCACCTGATCGATGCCCCGCATGCAATGCCGGTGACCGGTGACCTGGCCGCCATGTGCCGGGACATCGAAGCCGGTTCGGTGAGCGAGCTTTTCGTGCTTGGCGCCAATCCCATGGCGACGGCCCCGGCCGACATCGACGTTGTGAAGGCCCTCAAGCGCCTGACCCTGCTCGTCCATTGCGGTCTTTATCGCGACGCCACGGCCATGCTGTCCCACTGGCACATTCCGGCTGCTCACGACCTCGAGGCATGGAGCGACGCGCGAGCTCATGACGGCACCGCCTCGATTATGCAGCCGCTGATAGCTCCTCTGTTCGGCGGCAGGACGCTCCACGAAATCCTTGCCGCCCTGGAGGGGGATTTCAACTCCAACCCGCTGTCACTGGTCCGCGCGACATGGGCGCCATCGCTGGACGACGAAGCCTGGCGCAAGACGCTCCGCGATGGGGTGGTCGCGGGGACGGCGGCGGCGCCGATAGCCGTCTCAACGTCAGGCGCCCTTCCCCCGCCCGGCGGCAAATCCCTCGCCAACGGCCTGGAGGTCCGGATACTTGCCGATCCGTATCTGGGTGACGGTCGACATGCCAACTGCGCCATGCTGCAGGAGTTGCCACATCCGCTGACGAAAGTCGTCTGGGCCAACGTGGTCATGATCGCCCCGGCCAACGCCAGTAGGCTCGGGCTTCGCAACGGGCAGACGATAAGGCTGGAAAGCAACACGCAGTCGATCGAAGGGCCGGCATGGATCATGCCGGGTCAGCCCGCTGATACCGTAACCCTTACGCTCGGCCGCGGGCAGTTCCCATTGGGCGGCGTAGCGGCGATGGCGGGGGGCTATGACGCGTTTCGGTTCCGGACGGCCGGCGAACCCTGGTCCGCACAGGGCGTTACGATGACAGTGGGCCAACGGGTTGCTCCCCTTGTGACCACGCAGGAGCATCAGACGATGGAGGGGCGCGCGATCGTGCGCTTTGCCTCGCTGGATCATTTCAAACAGGCACCGGATTTCGTGCGCGACGGCGTGCCGCCGCCACCGACTGAATCCGTCTACCCCGATTGGAGCTATCCTGAAGAGGCCTGGGCGATGTCGATCGATCTGTCGGCCTGCATCGGGTGCATGGCCTGTGTCGCGGCGTGCCAGACAGAGAACAACATCCCGACAGTCGGGCCGGACCAATGTGCCCTTGGCCACGAGATGCACTGGCTGCGCGTCGACCGTTACTATCACGGACCGCCGGAGGCACCGGAAACACTGTTCCAGCCTGTACCCTGCATGCAGTGCGAGAAGGCGCCATGCGAGGTGGTCTGCCCGGTCAACGCCACGGTCCACACCCATGACGGGCTGAACGCCCAAGTCTACAATCGCTGCATCGGCACCCGCTACTGCTCGCAGAACTGTCCCTACAAGGTGCGGCGTTTCAATTTCCTCGAGTTCCAGAACTTCGACAAGGAGACGGCCGGCCCGCGTCAGGCTGCATACAATCCCAATGTCACGGTGCGCTCGCGCGGCGTGATGGAAAAGTGCACCTATTGCGTCCAGCGCATCAGCGCAAAGCGCATCGAGGCGCAGAAAGACAACCGGCCTATCCAGGACGGAGAGGTGGTCACCGCCTGCCAGCAAGCCTGCCCGACGCGCGCCATCACCTTCGGCGACAAGAACCGCGTGCAGTCCCAGGTAAACCGCGAGCGAGCCGCACCTCATTCCTATGCTTTGCTGGAAGAACTGAATACCCGTCCTCGAACCACCTACCTTGGACGCATCCGCAACACGGGCAGCAGGGACGCTACCGCCTCGCGCCGTCAGGGGGAGGCCGATGGCTGAGGCTGCAGCAGGCACCAACAAGACACCGCCGCGCCCGCCCAATCTGTTGGGCCGGCACGACTTCCCCGAAATCAGTGGGCGTATCGCTTCGGTCGTGCTGCAGGGGCGGCTGCCGCGCTACTTCTGGACAGCCTTCTTCCTGTTCTTCCTCCTTGTCCTGCTCTTCCTCTATTCGATCACATATCTGATTGCGGTCGGCGTTGGCGCCTACGGCATCAACATCCCCGTCGCGTGGGGCACCATGATCTCGTCCTTCGTCTGGTGGATCGGCATCGGGCATGCCGGCACGTTGATCTCGGCGGTGCTTTTGCTTCT
It contains:
- a CDS encoding TAT-variant-translocated molybdopterin oxidoreductase, translated to MSAIDSEPAAREKERLWRSLEERAGTAELDSYLQAEFPSLARRFPVDIDRRTLLQLMGASLSMAGLAACSPAREIVPYVRQPEIVIPGKPLYYATALSSQGYGIGAVVESHEGRPTKIEGNPDHPSSRGASDAVMQASVLELFDPERSRTPLKDGDPASYGDFLRDMVALGTRLATRQGEGCAILIGATTSPTLKAQIERLRSRYPSLRIYGHDALAAPGAEQAAQSLFGRACVPVHHFDKADVVLSLDSDFLAQGPGRLAYAADFISRRRVRAPGDAMSRFFAVATTPSITAAAADHHHAVRPSRVEALSQALATAMGVAPTSNTPDAERPPWFADATAELQSAGARALVVAGEQQSNYVHSVALAINARLGALGSTVHLIDAPHAMPVTGDLAAMCRDIEAGSVSELFVLGANPMATAPADIDVVKALKRLTLLVHCGLYRDATAMLSHWHIPAAHDLEAWSDARAHDGTASIMQPLIAPLFGGRTLHEILAALEGDFNSNPLSLVRATWAPSLDDEAWRKTLRDGVVAGTAAAPIAVSTSGALPPPGGKSLANGLEVRILADPYLGDGRHANCAMLQELPHPLTKVVWANVVMIAPANASRLGLRNGQTIRLESNTQSIEGPAWIMPGQPADTVTLTLGRGQFPLGGVAAMAGGYDAFRFRTAGEPWSAQGVTMTVGQRVAPLVTTQEHQTMEGRAIVRFASLDHFKQAPDFVRDGVPPPPTESVYPDWSYPEEAWAMSIDLSACIGCMACVAACQTENNIPTVGPDQCALGHEMHWLRVDRYYHGPPEAPETLFQPVPCMQCEKAPCEVVCPVNATVHTHDGLNAQVYNRCIGTRYCSQNCPYKVRRFNFLEFQNFDKETAGPRQAAYNPNVTVRSRGVMEKCTYCVQRISAKRIEAQKDNRPIQDGEVVTACQQACPTRAITFGDKNRVQSQVNRERAAPHSYALLEELNTRPRTTYLGRIRNTGSRDATASRRQGEADG
- a CDS encoding cytochrome c3 family protein, whose protein sequence is MPQVFARSADGAVRFVLWGTLAASMAAATLGTAWLRSHFVTGVGEAMAQPVPFSHKHHVGELGIDCRYCHNGVETSASAGLPATEVCMTCHSQLYTNAAMLAPVRASLASGQPLRWHRVNSVPDYVYFNHSIHIAKGVACETCHGEVDDMPLMAKAQPLSMEWCLGCHRNPGPNLRPPGDVFLLHWKAPEDIDAIRKQLISALGIHPDTMTDCYVCHR